In Microplitis mediator isolate UGA2020A chromosome 2, iyMicMedi2.1, whole genome shotgun sequence, a single window of DNA contains:
- the LOC130663862 gene encoding uncharacterized protein LOC130663862 isoform X2 yields the protein MTNNIEGEAIRQELSSPQSRMENGLGYEPMDTSEPEAGEVGEVQEISTDSDPLSVDPSAIDNDNDNENDNDNDNDNDTDTFSMNIDVPFVENDNNIENISNALTMSPLIDDVSAEVHLNQSMSLASSNLEYTSVSEYRELDNSRVECLGVRYPEISSADRNRTAGQRSNSNSNSGSSSDSSSSSSSSSFPNEVQRVPEVNPSQSNESNTRTSESWRSYNDEIDFTTPVPAYGTPVSPKSIKRAGPYILGPLIGTSPVRSIVQCLARKAGTDKYYTIKILTLKDDSEEETQDDRQGKMLLHAEYSLLSLLQNQEGVVHHHGFFKDSALEEKTVAKTRIYTGRIVRRLCLVLDCLTSHDFNPRNEELLNLQHHVIREKKLSEKESLLIFTDTVRIVAELHKRNIVHRDLKLGNLVLNRKTRKVTITNFCLGKHLASENDLLKDQRGSPAYISPDVLCGKPYLGKPSDMWALGVVLFTMLYGQFPFYDSTPTQLFVKIKAANYQIPMDNRVSEKTINLIRDLLVLQPSRRLTAVQVLECLSIIIYTFKIPASIGEEEQVVPDITDMKDDPVEKKTELAEKSKLRSSNDLFKQINFREQMMMLMNQSQSPLVPRGRSYGQIPVHRVNSDPRELTPAELEMYRHLIPNDNQRQHSHSSSRRDNVMRARAASRYRPSSHPPRQAALSQSQTQASTPTQNPVSAPQNPANQNPANQTADNPPPALNSTSNVNRSLNWWYPQLSASLNPNLPPRSSTTSTPETNTNSGSTARSSPLVLGVPVGVGLQASRDPMSARYDHARMSMAIRASLMNRNQRNASEQTRTISSAINNRSVPSSGDESRSHSHSRFREAIVNQIVSIRARLQQDRINNIERQIESVRNGLMGNPRSNSAGNNTSSSRYSVARRNLLAQSRHLPYMTNLRYLSTIRNVSNDISRTRATDTSDINLDTVIHNNINHNSVNEMRNSVSRNGNSDNRDNRFSVSNFADALQQIANRLGQSLQQTHESNEITRDSRLTQHDSSESLNARDQNN from the exons ATGACAAACAATATTGAAGGAGAAGCAATAAGACAAGAGTTGAGTAGCCCTCAGAGCAGAATGGAGAATGGGTTAGGTTACGAGCCAATGGACACGTCGGAACCAGAAGCTGGAGAAGTCGGAGAGGTCCAAGAAATATCAACGGACAGTGACCCACTTTCAGTAGATCCCTCAGCCATTGACAATGACAATGACAATGAAAATGACAATGACAATGACAACGACAACGACACTGACACCTTTTCAATGAATATCGACGTGCCATTTGTGGAAAacgataataatattgaaaatatatcaaaCGCGTTGACAATGAGTCCGCTGATAGATGATGTGTCAGCGGAAGTTCATCTAAACCAGTCAATGTCGTTGGCTTCGAGCAACCTGGAGTACACGTCAGTGTCCGAGTATCGAGAGCTTGATAATTCGAGGGTTGAGTGTCTGGGAGTCCGTTATCCAGAAATTTCATCGGCTGATAGAAATAGGACAGCTGGTCAAAGATCCAATTCTAATTCGAATTCTGGTTCTAGTTCTGATTCAAGTTCTAGTTCTAGTTCCAGTTCTTTTCCGAACGAAGTTCAAAGAGTACCTGAGGTTAATCCTAGTCAGTCTAATGAATCCAACACCAGGACATCTGAATCATGGAGATCTTATAATGATGAAATTGATTTCACGACTCCAGTACCTGCTTACGGAACTCCTGTCAGTCCGAAGTCTATCAAACGAGCGGGTCCTTATATTCTAGGGCCGCTTATTGGAACTTCTCCGGTTAGAAGTATCGTTCAGTGTCTGGCGAGGAAAGCTGGGACGGATAAATATTATACCATTAAAATATTGACTCTCAAGGATGATAGTGAAGAGGAAACGCAGGACGACCGTCAAGGAAAAATGCTGCTTCATGCCGAGTACTCACTACTGAGTCTGCTGCAGAATCAGGAGGGTGTCGTTCATCACCACGGATTTTTTAAG gaCTCGGCATTGGAAGAAAAAACTGTTGCGAAAACTCGAATCTATACAGGAAGGATAGTGCGGAGACTTTGTTTAGTTCTCGACTGTCTGACGTCTCATGATTTCAATCCGCGGAATGAGGAACTGTTGAATCTCCAGCATCATGTGatacgggaaaaaaaattatctgagaAAGAGAGTTTGTTAATATTTACAGACACTGTGAGAATCGTCGCGGAACTGCATAAGAGAAATATCGTTCATCGTGATTTGAAGCTCGGAAACTTGGTGTTGAATAGAAAAACAAGGAAa gTCACAATAACAAACTTTTGCTTGGGTAAACATTTGGCAAGTGAAAATGACCTTTTGAAAGATCAACGGGGCTCACCGGCATACATATCACCGGACGTGTTGTGCGGCAAACCCTACTTAGGAAAACCATCAGACATGTGGGCGCTGGGTGTTGTATTATTCACAATGTTGTACGGTCAGTTTCCGTTTTACGACAGCACTCCGACTCAattgtttgtaaaaataaaagctgCGAATTACCAAATTCCCATGGACAACCGGGTGTCCGAGAAAACGATAAACTTGATCCGCGATTTGCTGGTTCTTCAGCCGAGTCGTCGTTTGACTGCAGTCCAAGTTCTCGAGTGTCTTTCGATAATAATCTACACATTCAAAATTCCCGCATCTATCGGAGAGGAAGAGCAAGTGGTGCCGGACATCACTGACATGAAAGATGACCCGGTTGAGAAGAAAACAGAGTTAGCTGAAAAATCAAAGTTACGTTCATCAAACGATCTGTTCAAGCAGATTAATTTCCGCGAGCAGATGATGATGCTCATGAATCAGTCTCAGAGTCCACTGGTACCACGTGGCCGTTCTTATGGACAGATTCCTGTGCACAGAGTTAACTCAGATCCCCGAGAACTTACTCCAGCTGAACTGGAGATGTACCGGCACTTGATTCCTAATGACAATCAACGTCAACACTCCCACAGTTCCAGTCGCAGAGATAATGTCATGCGAGCACGTGCTGCTTCAAGATATCGTCCCAGTTCACATCCACCTCGTCAAGCAGCTTTGTCTCAAAGCCAAACACAAGCTTCGACCCCAACTCAAAATCCTGTTTCTGCTCCACAGAATCCAGCAAATCAAAATCCAGCAAATCAAACTGCCGACAATCCACCACCTGCTTTGAATTCTACTTCAAATGTAAATCGTTCATTGAATTGGTGGTATCCTCAATTATCAGCATCTTTAAATCCAAATCTTCCACCACGTAGCAGCACCACCAGTACCCCAGAAACAAACACAAACAGCGGATCAACAGCACGTAGTTCACCTCTGGTGCTGGGAGTTCCAGTAGGAGTGGGGTTACAAG CTTCTCGTGATCCCATGAGCGCAAGATACGATCACGCAAGAATGTCAATGGCCATTCGCGCATCGCTGATGAATCGCAATCAAAGAAACGCTTCTGAGCAAACGAGGACAATATCTAGCGCTATTAACAACCGATCAGTGCCGAGCAGCGGCGACGAGAGTCGCAGTCACAGCCACAGCAGATTCCGCGAGGCCATTGTCAACCAGATTGTCTCGATACGCGCAAGGCTACAGCAGGACAGGATCAACAACATCGAGCGACAGATCGAGAGCGTGAGGAACGGGTTGATGGGCAATCCACGAAGCAATTCTGCTGGTAATAACACCAGCAGTAGTAGATATTCTGTTGCCAGACGTAATTTACTGGCACAGTCCCGGCACTTGCCTTACATGACCAACTTGAgatatttatcaacaattcgTAATGTTTCGAATGATATTTCTAGAACCAGAGCTACTGATACCAGTGACATAAATCTAGATACTGTGatacataataatattaatcataATAGTGTTAATGAGATGAGAAATTCTGTTTCAAGGAACGGGAACAGTGATAACCGAGATAACAGATTTTCGGTATCAAATTTCGCTGACGCTTTGCAGCAAATAGCTAACAGACTTGGACAATCATTGCAGCAAACACACGAGTCCAATGAAATAACTAGAGACTCTCGATTAACTCAACATGATTCCAGTGAATCTTTAAATGCACGTGaccaaaacaattaa
- the LOC130663862 gene encoding uncharacterized protein LOC130663862 isoform X1 — translation MTNNIEGEAIRQELSSPQSRMENGLGYEPMDTSEPEAGEVGEVQEISTDSDPLSVDPSAIDNDNDNENDNDNDNDNDTDTFSMNIDVPFVENDNNIENISNALTMSPLIDDVSAEVHLNQSMSLASSNLEYTSVSEYRELDNSRVECLGVRYPEISSADRNRTAGQRSNSNSNSGSSSDSSSSSSSSSFPNEVQRVPEVNPSQSNESNTRTSESWRSYNDEIDFTTPVPAYGTPVSPKSIKRAGPYILGPLIGTSPVRSIVQCLARKAGTDKYYTIKILTLKDDSEEETQDDRQGKMLLHAEYSLLSLLQNQEGVVHHHGFFKDSALEEKTVAKTRIYTGRIVRRLCLVLDCLTSHDFNPRNEELLNLQHHVIREKKLSEKESLLIFTDTVRIVAELHKRNIVHRDLKLGNLVLNRKTRKVTITNFCLGKHLASENDLLKDQRGSPAYISPDVLCGKPYLGKPSDMWALGVVLFTMLYGQFPFYDSTPTQLFVKIKAANYQIPMDNRVSEKTINLIRDLLVLQPSRRLTAVQVLECLSIIIYTFKIPASIGEEEQVVPDITDMKDDPVEKKTELAEKSKLRSSNDLFKQINFREQMMMLMNQSQSPLVPRGRSYGQIPVHRVNSDPRELTPAELEMYRHLIPNDNQRQHSHSSSRRDNVMRARAASRYRPSSHPPRQAALSQSQTQASTPTQNPVSAPQNPANQNPANQTADNPPPALNSTSNVNRSLNWWYPQLSASLNPNLPPRSSTTSTPETNTNSGSTARSSPLVLGVPVGVGLQGESMIVRPAVAPYREPDPILNPVNVNNNNLPASRDPMSARYDHARMSMAIRASLMNRNQRNASEQTRTISSAINNRSVPSSGDESRSHSHSRFREAIVNQIVSIRARLQQDRINNIERQIESVRNGLMGNPRSNSAGNNTSSSRYSVARRNLLAQSRHLPYMTNLRYLSTIRNVSNDISRTRATDTSDINLDTVIHNNINHNSVNEMRNSVSRNGNSDNRDNRFSVSNFADALQQIANRLGQSLQQTHESNEITRDSRLTQHDSSESLNARDQNN, via the exons ATGACAAACAATATTGAAGGAGAAGCAATAAGACAAGAGTTGAGTAGCCCTCAGAGCAGAATGGAGAATGGGTTAGGTTACGAGCCAATGGACACGTCGGAACCAGAAGCTGGAGAAGTCGGAGAGGTCCAAGAAATATCAACGGACAGTGACCCACTTTCAGTAGATCCCTCAGCCATTGACAATGACAATGACAATGAAAATGACAATGACAATGACAACGACAACGACACTGACACCTTTTCAATGAATATCGACGTGCCATTTGTGGAAAacgataataatattgaaaatatatcaaaCGCGTTGACAATGAGTCCGCTGATAGATGATGTGTCAGCGGAAGTTCATCTAAACCAGTCAATGTCGTTGGCTTCGAGCAACCTGGAGTACACGTCAGTGTCCGAGTATCGAGAGCTTGATAATTCGAGGGTTGAGTGTCTGGGAGTCCGTTATCCAGAAATTTCATCGGCTGATAGAAATAGGACAGCTGGTCAAAGATCCAATTCTAATTCGAATTCTGGTTCTAGTTCTGATTCAAGTTCTAGTTCTAGTTCCAGTTCTTTTCCGAACGAAGTTCAAAGAGTACCTGAGGTTAATCCTAGTCAGTCTAATGAATCCAACACCAGGACATCTGAATCATGGAGATCTTATAATGATGAAATTGATTTCACGACTCCAGTACCTGCTTACGGAACTCCTGTCAGTCCGAAGTCTATCAAACGAGCGGGTCCTTATATTCTAGGGCCGCTTATTGGAACTTCTCCGGTTAGAAGTATCGTTCAGTGTCTGGCGAGGAAAGCTGGGACGGATAAATATTATACCATTAAAATATTGACTCTCAAGGATGATAGTGAAGAGGAAACGCAGGACGACCGTCAAGGAAAAATGCTGCTTCATGCCGAGTACTCACTACTGAGTCTGCTGCAGAATCAGGAGGGTGTCGTTCATCACCACGGATTTTTTAAG gaCTCGGCATTGGAAGAAAAAACTGTTGCGAAAACTCGAATCTATACAGGAAGGATAGTGCGGAGACTTTGTTTAGTTCTCGACTGTCTGACGTCTCATGATTTCAATCCGCGGAATGAGGAACTGTTGAATCTCCAGCATCATGTGatacgggaaaaaaaattatctgagaAAGAGAGTTTGTTAATATTTACAGACACTGTGAGAATCGTCGCGGAACTGCATAAGAGAAATATCGTTCATCGTGATTTGAAGCTCGGAAACTTGGTGTTGAATAGAAAAACAAGGAAa gTCACAATAACAAACTTTTGCTTGGGTAAACATTTGGCAAGTGAAAATGACCTTTTGAAAGATCAACGGGGCTCACCGGCATACATATCACCGGACGTGTTGTGCGGCAAACCCTACTTAGGAAAACCATCAGACATGTGGGCGCTGGGTGTTGTATTATTCACAATGTTGTACGGTCAGTTTCCGTTTTACGACAGCACTCCGACTCAattgtttgtaaaaataaaagctgCGAATTACCAAATTCCCATGGACAACCGGGTGTCCGAGAAAACGATAAACTTGATCCGCGATTTGCTGGTTCTTCAGCCGAGTCGTCGTTTGACTGCAGTCCAAGTTCTCGAGTGTCTTTCGATAATAATCTACACATTCAAAATTCCCGCATCTATCGGAGAGGAAGAGCAAGTGGTGCCGGACATCACTGACATGAAAGATGACCCGGTTGAGAAGAAAACAGAGTTAGCTGAAAAATCAAAGTTACGTTCATCAAACGATCTGTTCAAGCAGATTAATTTCCGCGAGCAGATGATGATGCTCATGAATCAGTCTCAGAGTCCACTGGTACCACGTGGCCGTTCTTATGGACAGATTCCTGTGCACAGAGTTAACTCAGATCCCCGAGAACTTACTCCAGCTGAACTGGAGATGTACCGGCACTTGATTCCTAATGACAATCAACGTCAACACTCCCACAGTTCCAGTCGCAGAGATAATGTCATGCGAGCACGTGCTGCTTCAAGATATCGTCCCAGTTCACATCCACCTCGTCAAGCAGCTTTGTCTCAAAGCCAAACACAAGCTTCGACCCCAACTCAAAATCCTGTTTCTGCTCCACAGAATCCAGCAAATCAAAATCCAGCAAATCAAACTGCCGACAATCCACCACCTGCTTTGAATTCTACTTCAAATGTAAATCGTTCATTGAATTGGTGGTATCCTCAATTATCAGCATCTTTAAATCCAAATCTTCCACCACGTAGCAGCACCACCAGTACCCCAGAAACAAACACAAACAGCGGATCAACAGCACGTAGTTCACCTCTGGTGCTGGGAGTTCCAGTAGGAGTGGGGTTACAAGGTGAGTCAATGATAGTAAGACCAGCAGTTGCTCCTTATCGTGAGCCAGATCCCATTTTAAATCcagtaaatgtaaataataataatttaccagCTTCTCGTGATCCCATGAGCGCAAGATACGATCACGCAAGAATGTCAATGGCCATTCGCGCATCGCTGATGAATCGCAATCAAAGAAACGCTTCTGAGCAAACGAGGACAATATCTAGCGCTATTAACAACCGATCAGTGCCGAGCAGCGGCGACGAGAGTCGCAGTCACAGCCACAGCAGATTCCGCGAGGCCATTGTCAACCAGATTGTCTCGATACGCGCAAGGCTACAGCAGGACAGGATCAACAACATCGAGCGACAGATCGAGAGCGTGAGGAACGGGTTGATGGGCAATCCACGAAGCAATTCTGCTGGTAATAACACCAGCAGTAGTAGATATTCTGTTGCCAGACGTAATTTACTGGCACAGTCCCGGCACTTGCCTTACATGACCAACTTGAgatatttatcaacaattcgTAATGTTTCGAATGATATTTCTAGAACCAGAGCTACTGATACCAGTGACATAAATCTAGATACTGTGatacataataatattaatcataATAGTGTTAATGAGATGAGAAATTCTGTTTCAAGGAACGGGAACAGTGATAACCGAGATAACAGATTTTCGGTATCAAATTTCGCTGACGCTTTGCAGCAAATAGCTAACAGACTTGGACAATCATTGCAGCAAACACACGAGTCCAATGAAATAACTAGAGACTCTCGATTAACTCAACATGATTCCAGTGAATCTTTAAATGCACGTGaccaaaacaattaa
- the LOC130663863 gene encoding dehydrogenase/reductase SDR family protein 7-like — protein sequence MKEWTFIWRLLTVYGIPLTFPWMIYYAFDFIRRKTGKISLKGKVVMITGASSGLGEALAHVFYASGCKVILVARRHEELKRVKNSLIQTAVNKTVETYPPTILSLDLTKFDVLTEEVDKILASFGQIDILVNNAGISYRGKAAKTKIDVDMQVMMINYFAQIALAKAVIPSMIKQQFGHIVCISSVQGKIAIPYRSAYAASKHALQAWCDSTRAELNNFNIKVSVVSPGYINTSLSLNAITEGGECHGKMDKATESGYSAKYVADEILTAVLRQERETIIAPTLIKFVCLIRYLIPSVYFKIMNIRAKKSNDEK from the coding sequence atgaaGGAATGGACATTTATTTGGAGGTTATTAACTGTCTACGGTATTCCTCTGACATTCCCATGGATGATTTACTACGCATTCGATTTTATCAGAAGGAAAACTGGGAAAATCTCATTGAAAGGTAAAGTAGTGATGATCACTGGAGCCAGTTCAGGTCTAGGCGAAGCCTTGGCTCACGTTTTTTATGCCAGTGGATGTAAAGTTATTCTAGTAGCCAGAAGACACGAAGAATTAAAGCGggtaaaaaattcattgatcCAAACCGCAGTCAACAAAACCGTCGAAACGTATCCGCCAACAATTTTATCATTAGACCTGACAAAGTTTGATGTCCTGACCGAAGAAGTTGATAAAATTCTAGCTTCTTTTGGTCAGATAGACATTTTGGTGAATAACGCGGGAATTTCATACAGAGGGAAGGCTGCGAAAACTAAAATTGACGTTGACATGCAagtaatgatgataaattattttgcgCAAATAGCTCTAGCAAAAGCTGTAATTCCCTCGATGATCAAGCAGCAGTTTGGACACATTGTATGCATCAGTAGTGTACAAGGAAAAATTGCTATTCCGTATAGATCAGCTTATGCGGCATCAAAACACGCTCTTCAAGCTTGGTGTGATTCCACTAGAGCAGagctcaataattttaatatcaaagtttCGGTTGTGAGTCCGGGGTATATAAATACTTCCTTATCTCTGAATGCAATCACGGAAGGGGGTGAATGTCatggcaaaatggacaaggcAACTGAAAGTGGATACTCGGCAAAGTATGTTGCTGATGAAATATTAACAGCAGTTTTGCGACAGGAACGTGAAACTATTATAGCTCctactttaattaaatttgtatgttTGATAAGATATTTGATTCCatcagtttattttaaaattatgaacaTACGAGCAAAAAAATCCaacgatgaaaaataa